One genomic window of Salvelinus alpinus chromosome 9, SLU_Salpinus.1, whole genome shotgun sequence includes the following:
- the LOC139530728 gene encoding MARCKS-related protein 1-A-like, with the protein MGAQLSKGGVAVEGKAVADPAVAKTNGQENGHVKTNGDVSAKPDGDAAAVDGNGIAEPAKEGEMGAGDAIEAAPAAEGDAVKAEGEAAKDAKKKKKFSLKNSFKFKGISLRKTKKNSEEGKEAASPTAEDKPEENGHAAKETKEETPATEPVAEAKEEATLAPESEAAAAEEAPPAEEAPPAEEAPPAEEAPAEEAAATPAEVTTPAASEGEPKAE; encoded by the exons ATGGGAGCTCAATTGTCCAAGGGTGGAGTAGCTGTCGAGGGGAAAGCGGTCGCCGACCCGGCTGTCGCTAAAACAAATGGCCAG GAGAACGGCCATGTTAAAACCAATGGCGATGTCTCTGCCAAGCCCGATGGGGATGCAGCTGCCGTAGACGGGAATGGCATAGCCGAGCCAGCCAAAGAGGGTGAGATGGGTGCTGGCGATGCCATCGAGGCTGCCCCTGCTGCTGAAGGAGATGCGGTCAAGGCCGAAGGGGAGGCCGCAAAGGatgccaagaagaagaagaaattcTCCCTGAAGAACTCCTTCAAGTTCAAGGGCATCTCGCTGAGGAAGACCAAGAAGAATAGTGAGGAGGGCAAGGAGGCCGCCTCCCCCACGGCGGAGGACAAGCCAGAGGAGAACGGCCACGCAGCCAAGGAGACCAAAGAGGAGACGCCGGCTACCGAGCCTGTGGCAGAGGCCAAGGAGGAGGCCACTCTGGCCCCAGAAAGCGAGGCCGCAGCAGCAGAGGAAGCCCCTCCAGCGGAGGAAGCCCCTCCAGCGGAGGAAGCCCCTCCAGCGGAGGAAGCCCCCGCCGAGGAGGCCGCCGCCACCCCCGCAGAAGTCACGACACCCGCAGCATCCGAGGGCGAGCCCAAGGCAGAGTGA